The proteins below are encoded in one region of Danio rerio strain Tuebingen ecotype United States chromosome 14, GRCz12tu, whole genome shotgun sequence:
- the sh3tc2 gene encoding SH3 domain and tetratricopeptide repeat-containing protein 2 isoform X2 has product MRNEHTTGSQQVRAISPAELDALWNDPPYTLAAVSELFPPNDAMTADEEAEAEAEAEVEAEGISREIYWRRKETFSGSSTVSSSGERLSPDVVLLFSGRWRSSVAPDDQLQEALRTRLRVVESNSQDVVQLFKDLSARLLSVHAEKDSFVITFKTVEEIWKFSTYLALGYVARCLENFLCDQSFWLDPALLSDVEISVTVDEDHLATLYLGLLLQEGTFFGKTLYKSDCKEEEEELNYRRNDLVMVKDIGQEAIWEGTLLSTGKHGLVPVHDMQPLPYPFYQWFLKKYPGNAGGISVTEGLFDHPVVVGTCVAVVDHYPVVKDELHLRIGDQIKIEGFLFNTLSMFIGRHLTSGETGFVHKAHVKPESTERLNGQLVFLSEEERTALSKLNPCLEPSQADVLTNLFSTDISTVYRLDRLDDSDFTYIRNHPIPEQKTTVDQRKRTVSEKSDATPYHSSPRQSFSASRNHLDRDSEVLSFNLEDTFREMDEYEEDPPNFMDEGIWETEEAERCDPILTLLNLEYFQDTFRTLYDLSYSFLDTFFNGLPEDEVLQHLENLREGAKKGRMLWAHRRACFLLGRLCAKKLKYSQARVYFEEASKVPVNGFNDKPLLIALYTNLTSVYLKQKMMDKLPFTLEKASALILCLPCHNFCSVDEFELLQPIMRRAIIEKDKYLEARTCYLSVCLFLHLRKIEEALPFVERLQFLIITLSVEEGRQIAPVDLNWLLCRLYHKKYLPFLALASLSLDSGQDHSLNDAFQKIELFIKNSVRLNPHWKENISVLPAQVVVYLQQALAIASQGEDLKTQRDLCLSLASVYQQHGALKKAVPYAQHAAKTGNQINEEEGFEASILLAWLLVMTDEPIQAQNNLRPLLKSLNETDSPTQRGVVYNLLALCLRKQARVQEAARNFYCALQISRENGNKRNEALALANLGCLSLSIGASGLAECFLLKSFHLFQFLSESPTDQEHVQVLLWLGRSYKDRGGSQEVRLWFEMGLLIAISANNLHSQMVVAKVLSRHYADLLLYGQCIVYYEHCVSLCRRLKNKQLEGEYLELLSSLYLSLNTEKSSRKSLDCSKQSLRISIDLGKRQEESETWLQVGRIYYLINEDELADMYLQAAVKTALRMNDPCFAMSIYEEAGDVFFKGHRNQIAALPFYRDGSLPFARSIKDVHSEFRLLSKLTELLMKQKQYEEALQYATLAVQVSATTGVLLNERASFHRLASVYFSLGKYEMAENYYLKSLSLCPTALEHAIEVRYYVKVYCRLADLTLYRLKDAFDAMGYFHLALAAALEDKESLSTLYIIYMKLAEIHANYMPDAELSKSYMDRAQSLRNELAGYTDSKDTEETDEADADIDNKSAHSDASSGTSTLTESSMINTSLTINAQKEPEHSNGSHKDDTNTNRSDETDSGPADHTNPETSCEDNANHSNGSTLKEGLTFVI; this is encoded by the exons ATGAGGAACGAACACACAACCGGGAGTCAGCAAGTCAGAG CGATATCGCCTGCTGAGCTCGATGCCTTGTGGAATGACCCTCCATACACTTTAGCCGCAGTCAGTGAGCTCTTTCCACCCAATGATGCCATGACAGCTG ATGAGGAAGCGGAGGCTGAGGCTGAGGCCGAGGTGGAGGCAGAAGGCATAAGCAGAGAGATTTACTGGAGGAGGAAGGAAACGTTCAGCGGAAGCAGCACAGTATCTTCATCAGGAGAACGCCTCTCTCCAG atgttgttttgttgtttagcGGGAGGTGGCGATCGAGTGTAGCACCTGACGATCAGCTTCAAGAGGCACTGCGTACAAGACTCCGGGTAGTAGAAAGTAACAGCCAGGATGTCGTCCAGCTCTTCAAG GACTTGTCTGCACGACTGCTGTCTGTTCATGCGGAGAAAGACAGCTTTGTCATCACCTttaaaactgtcgaggagatctgGAAGTTCTCCACTTACCTGGCACTTG gATATGTAGCAAGATGCCTTGAGAACTTTCTTTGTGACCAGTCATTCTGGCTGGACCCGGCATTGCTAAGCGATGTGGAGATTTCTGTAACAGTGGATGAAGACCACTTAGCTACTCTTTATTTGGGACTTCTGCTACAGGAAG GTACATTCTTTGGCAAGACTTTATATAAGAGTGACTGcaaagaggaggaagaggagctaAACTACAGGAGGAATGACCTAGTCATGGTGAAAGACATTGGACAGGAGGCCATATGGGAGGGTACACTACTGTCAACAGGCAAACATGGTCTGGTGCCTGTGCATGATATGCAGCCTCTGCCTTATCCATTTTATCA ATGGTTCCTTAAGAAATATCCAGGAAATGCAGGAGGAATTTCAGTTACAGAAGGCCTCTTTGATCATCCTGTTG TGGTGGGGACCTGTGTGGCAGTAGTGGACCATTACCCAGTGGTGAAAGATGAGCTGCACTTACGCATAGGAGATCAAATCAAGATTGAAGGATTTCTTTTCAATACTCTGAGTATGTTCATAGGAAGACACCTCACCAGTGGAGAGACAGGATTTGTTCACAAAGCCCATGTAAAACCCGAGAGTACTGAGAGACT CAATGGACAATTGGTCTTTCTGAGTGAGGAGGAAAGGACAGCCCTGTCTAAACTTAACCCCTGCCTTGAGCCCAGCCAGGCAGATGTACTGACAAATCTTTTCTCCACTGACATAAGCACTGTGTACAGATTGG ACAGACTTGATGACTCCGATTTCACTTACATCAGAAACCACCCAATTCCAG AACAGAAAACCACAGTGGATCAAAGAAAGCGCACTGTATCTGAAAAGAGTGATGCAACTCCTTACCACTCGTCCCCGAGGCAATCATTCTCTGCCTCTCGAAATCATCTTGACCGAGACTCTGAAGTCCTCTCTTTCAACCTGGAGGACACCTTCAGAGAAATGGACGAATATGAGGAAGACCCTCCAAACTTTATGGATGAGGGTATCTGGGAGACTGAAGAAGCTGAGAGATGCGACCCAATCTTGACCCTCCTCAACCTGGAATATTTCCAAGACACTTTTAGAACTCTTTATGACCTCTCCTACTCTTTTCTGGACACTTTCTTCAATGGCCTTCCAGAGGACGAGGTGCTACAACATTTGGAAAACCTGCGAGAAGGAGCCAAGAAAGGCAGGATGCTCTGGGCCCACCGGCGTGCCTGCTTCCTCCTCGGCCGCCTATGTGCCAAGAAACTAAAGTACTCACAAGCAAGAGTGTACTTTGAGGAGGCTTCGAAGGTTCCTGTAAATGGCTTTAATGACAAACCACTTCTAATAGCCCTTTACACCAATCTCACTTCGGTTTACCTAAAACAGAAGATGATGGACAAGTTGCCGTTCACACTTGAGAAAGCAAGTGCTCTGATTCTTTGTCTTCCCTGCCACAACTTCTGCTCTGTGGATGAGTTTGAGCTGCTACAACCAATCATGCGCAGAGCCATAATTGAAAAAGACAAATACCTAGAGGCTCGGACATGCTATCTCTCTGTTTGTCTCTTTCTCCATCTAAGGAAAATAGAAGAAGCTTTACCGTTTGTAGAGAGGCTTCAGTTCCTTATCATCACACTGTCTGTGGAAGAAGGGAGGCAAATTGCCCCGGTTGATCTCAACTGGCTGCTGTGCAGGCTTTACCACAAAAAGTATCTACCTTTCCTCGCACTTGCTTCTTTAAGTCTAGACTCAGGGCAAGATCATTCCTTGAATGATGCATTCCAGAAAATTGAACTCTTTATCAAAAACTCAGTCAGGCTTAATCCTCACTGGAAGGAAAATATTTCTGTGCTTCCTGCACAGGTGGTGGTTTACCTTCAGCAGGCTTTGGCAATAGCTAGTCAAGGGGAGGACCTGAAGACTCAGAGGGACCTGTGCCTGAGCCTGGCTAGTGTTTACCAGCAGCATGGAGCACTAAAAAAAGCTGTGCCATATGCCCAACATGCAGCAAAGACTGGAAATCAAATCAATGAGGAAGAGGGCTTTGAGGCGTCCATACTGCTGGCCTGGCTCTTGGTAATGACAGATGAACCCATTCAGGCTCAGAACAATCTGCGTCCACTTCTTAAGTCTTTGAATGAAACAGACAGTCCAACACAGCGTGGGGTGGTTTACAATCTCCTAGCTTTATGTTTACGCAAACAGGCCAGAGTTCAGGAGGCAGCAAGAAACTTTTATTGTGCTCTGCAAATCTCCAGAGAGAATGGGAACAAACGTAATGAAGCCCTAGCTCTGGCTAATTTGGGATGCTTGTCCCTATCCATAGGGGCTTCAGGCCTGGCAGAGTGCTTTCTACTCAAATCCTTCCACCTATTTCAGTTTCTCTCAGAGAGCCCTACAGACCAGGAGCATGTCCAGGTTCTGCTATGGCTGGGTAGGAGCTACAAGGATAGAGGGGGGAGCCAGGAGGTTCGACTGTGGTTCGAGATGGGCCTGCTAATTGCTATTAGTGCTAACAATCTGCACA GTCAGATGGTTGTGGCAAAAGTTTTAAGTCGTCattatgctgatttgctgctgtACGGACAGTGTATTGTTTACTATGAGCACTGTGTGAGTCTGTGCAGAAGACTCAAGAATAAACAGCTAGAAGGAGAATACCTTGAACTCCTGAGCAGCCTGTATCTCTCACTCAACACAGAGAA GTCATCTAGGAAGTCTCTAGATTGCTCAAAGCAAAGCTTGAGGATCTCTATAGATCTGGGGAAAAGACAGGAAGAGTCTGAGACATGGTTACAAGTGGGCCGTATCTACTATCTAATCAATGAAGACGAACTGGCTGACATGTACCTACAG GCAGCAGTAAAGACAGCCCTCAGGATGAATGACCCATGCTTCGCTATGAGCATTTATGAGGAAGCAGGAGATGTGTTTTTCAAAGGACACAGAAATCAGATAGCTGCCCTACCTTTTTACAGG GATGGGAGTTTGCCATTTGCACGCAGCATTAAGGATGTGCACTCAGAGTTCAGGCTGTTAAGTAAACTGACAGAGCTCCTGATGAAGCAAAAGCAATATGAGGAAGCACTGCAATATGCCACTCTTGCAGTGCAGGTCAGCGCCACCACTG GTGTTCTTCTTAATGAGAGAGCGTCCTTCCATCGCCTCGCCTCAGTATACTTCTCTCTAGGGAAGTATGAAATGGCTGAGAACTACTATCTGAAGTCTCTTTCTCTCTGCCCTACTGCACTAGAGCATGCTATTGAAGTTCGGTATTATGTTAAAGTGTACTGCAGACTGGCTGATCTGACCCTATACAGATTAAAG GACGCATTTGATGCCATGGGTTACTTTCACTTAGCCCTGGCGGCAGCCCTGGAAGATAAGGAAAGCCTCAGTACACTGTACATAATCTACATGAAGCTTGCAGAGATTCATGCCAACTACATGCCAGATGCTGAACTATCTAAAAGCTACATGGACAGAGCGCAGAGTCTGAGGAATGAACTGGCAGGATACACAGACTCAAAAGACACAGAAGAAACAGACGAGGCTGATGCTGACATTGACAACAAATCTGCTCATTCAGACGCCAGCAGTGGCACAAGCACCCTCACAGAGTCCAGCATGATCAATACCAGCCTTACAATCAATGCCCAGAAAGAGCCTGAGCACTCCAATGGAAGTCACAAAGACGATACAAACACCAACAGATCAGATGAAACAGATTCTGGACCTGCCGATCATACCAATCCAGAGACTAGCTGTGAAGATAATGCAAACCACAGTAATGGAAGCACACTGAAGGAGGGCTTGACTTTTGTAATTTGA
- the sh3tc2 gene encoding SH3 domain and tetratricopeptide repeat-containing protein 2 isoform X5 yields MRNEHTTGSQQVRDEEAEAEAEAEVEAEGISREIYWRRKETFSGSSTVSSSGERLSPDVVLLFSGRWRSSVAPDDQLQEALRTRLRVVESNSQDVVQLFKDLSARLLSVHAEKDSFVITFKTVEEIWKFSTYLALGYVARCLENFLCDQSFWLDPALLSDVEISVTVDEDHLATLYLGLLLQEGTFFGKTLYKSDCKEEEEELNYRRNDLVMVKDIGQEAIWEGTLLSTGKHGLVPVHDMQPLPYPFYQWFLKKYPGNAGGISVTEGLFDHPVVVGTCVAVVDHYPVVKDELHLRIGDQIKIEGFLFNTLSMFIGRHLTSGETGFVHKAHVKPESTERLNGQLVFLSEEERTALSKLNPCLEPSQADVLTNLFSTDISTVYRLDRLDDSDFTYIRNHPIPEQKTTVDQRKRTVSEKSDATPYHSSPRQSFSASRNHLDRDSEVLSFNLEDTFREMDEYEEDPPNFMDEGIWETEEAERCDPILTLLNLEYFQDTFRTLYDLSYSFLDTFFNGLPEDEVLQHLENLREGAKKGRMLWAHRRACFLLGRLCAKKLKYSQARVYFEEASKVPVNGFNDKPLLIALYTNLTSVYLKQKMMDKLPFTLEKASALILCLPCHNFCSVDEFELLQPIMRRAIIEKDKYLEARTCYLSVCLFLHLRKIEEALPFVERLQFLIITLSVEEGRQIAPVDLNWLLCRLYHKKYLPFLALASLSLDSGQDHSLNDAFQKIELFIKNSVRLNPHWKENISVLPAQVVVYLQQALAIASQGEDLKTQRDLCLSLASVYQQHGALKKAVPYAQHAAKTGNQINEEEGFEASILLAWLLVMTDEPIQAQNNLRPLLKSLNETDSPTQRGVVYNLLALCLRKQARVQEAARNFYCALQISRENGNKRNEALALANLGCLSLSIGASGLAECFLLKSFHLFQFLSESPTDQEHVQVLLWLGRSYKDRGGSQEVRLWFEMGLLIAISANNLHSQMVVAKVLSRHYADLLLYGQCIVYYEHCVSLCRRLKNKQLEGEYLELLSSLYLSLNTEKSSRKSLDCSKQSLRISIDLGKRQEESETWLQVGRIYYLINEDELADMYLQAAVKTALRMNDPCFAMSIYEEAGDVFFKGHRNQIAALPFYRDGSLPFARSIKDVHSEFRLLSKLTELLMKQKQYEEALQYATLAVQVSATTGVLLNERASFHRLASVYFSLGKYEMAENYYLKSLSLCPTALEHAIEVRYYVKVYCRLADLTLYRLKDAFDAMGYFHLALAAALEDKESLSTLYIIYMKLAEIHANYMPDAELSKSYMDRAQSLRNELAGYTDSKDTEETDEADADIDNKSAHSDASSGTSTLTESSMINTSLTINAQKEPEHSNGSHKDDTNTNRSDETDSGPADHTNPETSCEDNANHSNGSTLKEGLTFVI; encoded by the exons ATGAGGAACGAACACACAACCGGGAGTCAGCAAGTCAGAG ATGAGGAAGCGGAGGCTGAGGCTGAGGCCGAGGTGGAGGCAGAAGGCATAAGCAGAGAGATTTACTGGAGGAGGAAGGAAACGTTCAGCGGAAGCAGCACAGTATCTTCATCAGGAGAACGCCTCTCTCCAG atgttgttttgttgtttagcGGGAGGTGGCGATCGAGTGTAGCACCTGACGATCAGCTTCAAGAGGCACTGCGTACAAGACTCCGGGTAGTAGAAAGTAACAGCCAGGATGTCGTCCAGCTCTTCAAG GACTTGTCTGCACGACTGCTGTCTGTTCATGCGGAGAAAGACAGCTTTGTCATCACCTttaaaactgtcgaggagatctgGAAGTTCTCCACTTACCTGGCACTTG gATATGTAGCAAGATGCCTTGAGAACTTTCTTTGTGACCAGTCATTCTGGCTGGACCCGGCATTGCTAAGCGATGTGGAGATTTCTGTAACAGTGGATGAAGACCACTTAGCTACTCTTTATTTGGGACTTCTGCTACAGGAAG GTACATTCTTTGGCAAGACTTTATATAAGAGTGACTGcaaagaggaggaagaggagctaAACTACAGGAGGAATGACCTAGTCATGGTGAAAGACATTGGACAGGAGGCCATATGGGAGGGTACACTACTGTCAACAGGCAAACATGGTCTGGTGCCTGTGCATGATATGCAGCCTCTGCCTTATCCATTTTATCA ATGGTTCCTTAAGAAATATCCAGGAAATGCAGGAGGAATTTCAGTTACAGAAGGCCTCTTTGATCATCCTGTTG TGGTGGGGACCTGTGTGGCAGTAGTGGACCATTACCCAGTGGTGAAAGATGAGCTGCACTTACGCATAGGAGATCAAATCAAGATTGAAGGATTTCTTTTCAATACTCTGAGTATGTTCATAGGAAGACACCTCACCAGTGGAGAGACAGGATTTGTTCACAAAGCCCATGTAAAACCCGAGAGTACTGAGAGACT CAATGGACAATTGGTCTTTCTGAGTGAGGAGGAAAGGACAGCCCTGTCTAAACTTAACCCCTGCCTTGAGCCCAGCCAGGCAGATGTACTGACAAATCTTTTCTCCACTGACATAAGCACTGTGTACAGATTGG ACAGACTTGATGACTCCGATTTCACTTACATCAGAAACCACCCAATTCCAG AACAGAAAACCACAGTGGATCAAAGAAAGCGCACTGTATCTGAAAAGAGTGATGCAACTCCTTACCACTCGTCCCCGAGGCAATCATTCTCTGCCTCTCGAAATCATCTTGACCGAGACTCTGAAGTCCTCTCTTTCAACCTGGAGGACACCTTCAGAGAAATGGACGAATATGAGGAAGACCCTCCAAACTTTATGGATGAGGGTATCTGGGAGACTGAAGAAGCTGAGAGATGCGACCCAATCTTGACCCTCCTCAACCTGGAATATTTCCAAGACACTTTTAGAACTCTTTATGACCTCTCCTACTCTTTTCTGGACACTTTCTTCAATGGCCTTCCAGAGGACGAGGTGCTACAACATTTGGAAAACCTGCGAGAAGGAGCCAAGAAAGGCAGGATGCTCTGGGCCCACCGGCGTGCCTGCTTCCTCCTCGGCCGCCTATGTGCCAAGAAACTAAAGTACTCACAAGCAAGAGTGTACTTTGAGGAGGCTTCGAAGGTTCCTGTAAATGGCTTTAATGACAAACCACTTCTAATAGCCCTTTACACCAATCTCACTTCGGTTTACCTAAAACAGAAGATGATGGACAAGTTGCCGTTCACACTTGAGAAAGCAAGTGCTCTGATTCTTTGTCTTCCCTGCCACAACTTCTGCTCTGTGGATGAGTTTGAGCTGCTACAACCAATCATGCGCAGAGCCATAATTGAAAAAGACAAATACCTAGAGGCTCGGACATGCTATCTCTCTGTTTGTCTCTTTCTCCATCTAAGGAAAATAGAAGAAGCTTTACCGTTTGTAGAGAGGCTTCAGTTCCTTATCATCACACTGTCTGTGGAAGAAGGGAGGCAAATTGCCCCGGTTGATCTCAACTGGCTGCTGTGCAGGCTTTACCACAAAAAGTATCTACCTTTCCTCGCACTTGCTTCTTTAAGTCTAGACTCAGGGCAAGATCATTCCTTGAATGATGCATTCCAGAAAATTGAACTCTTTATCAAAAACTCAGTCAGGCTTAATCCTCACTGGAAGGAAAATATTTCTGTGCTTCCTGCACAGGTGGTGGTTTACCTTCAGCAGGCTTTGGCAATAGCTAGTCAAGGGGAGGACCTGAAGACTCAGAGGGACCTGTGCCTGAGCCTGGCTAGTGTTTACCAGCAGCATGGAGCACTAAAAAAAGCTGTGCCATATGCCCAACATGCAGCAAAGACTGGAAATCAAATCAATGAGGAAGAGGGCTTTGAGGCGTCCATACTGCTGGCCTGGCTCTTGGTAATGACAGATGAACCCATTCAGGCTCAGAACAATCTGCGTCCACTTCTTAAGTCTTTGAATGAAACAGACAGTCCAACACAGCGTGGGGTGGTTTACAATCTCCTAGCTTTATGTTTACGCAAACAGGCCAGAGTTCAGGAGGCAGCAAGAAACTTTTATTGTGCTCTGCAAATCTCCAGAGAGAATGGGAACAAACGTAATGAAGCCCTAGCTCTGGCTAATTTGGGATGCTTGTCCCTATCCATAGGGGCTTCAGGCCTGGCAGAGTGCTTTCTACTCAAATCCTTCCACCTATTTCAGTTTCTCTCAGAGAGCCCTACAGACCAGGAGCATGTCCAGGTTCTGCTATGGCTGGGTAGGAGCTACAAGGATAGAGGGGGGAGCCAGGAGGTTCGACTGTGGTTCGAGATGGGCCTGCTAATTGCTATTAGTGCTAACAATCTGCACA GTCAGATGGTTGTGGCAAAAGTTTTAAGTCGTCattatgctgatttgctgctgtACGGACAGTGTATTGTTTACTATGAGCACTGTGTGAGTCTGTGCAGAAGACTCAAGAATAAACAGCTAGAAGGAGAATACCTTGAACTCCTGAGCAGCCTGTATCTCTCACTCAACACAGAGAA GTCATCTAGGAAGTCTCTAGATTGCTCAAAGCAAAGCTTGAGGATCTCTATAGATCTGGGGAAAAGACAGGAAGAGTCTGAGACATGGTTACAAGTGGGCCGTATCTACTATCTAATCAATGAAGACGAACTGGCTGACATGTACCTACAG GCAGCAGTAAAGACAGCCCTCAGGATGAATGACCCATGCTTCGCTATGAGCATTTATGAGGAAGCAGGAGATGTGTTTTTCAAAGGACACAGAAATCAGATAGCTGCCCTACCTTTTTACAGG GATGGGAGTTTGCCATTTGCACGCAGCATTAAGGATGTGCACTCAGAGTTCAGGCTGTTAAGTAAACTGACAGAGCTCCTGATGAAGCAAAAGCAATATGAGGAAGCACTGCAATATGCCACTCTTGCAGTGCAGGTCAGCGCCACCACTG GTGTTCTTCTTAATGAGAGAGCGTCCTTCCATCGCCTCGCCTCAGTATACTTCTCTCTAGGGAAGTATGAAATGGCTGAGAACTACTATCTGAAGTCTCTTTCTCTCTGCCCTACTGCACTAGAGCATGCTATTGAAGTTCGGTATTATGTTAAAGTGTACTGCAGACTGGCTGATCTGACCCTATACAGATTAAAG GACGCATTTGATGCCATGGGTTACTTTCACTTAGCCCTGGCGGCAGCCCTGGAAGATAAGGAAAGCCTCAGTACACTGTACATAATCTACATGAAGCTTGCAGAGATTCATGCCAACTACATGCCAGATGCTGAACTATCTAAAAGCTACATGGACAGAGCGCAGAGTCTGAGGAATGAACTGGCAGGATACACAGACTCAAAAGACACAGAAGAAACAGACGAGGCTGATGCTGACATTGACAACAAATCTGCTCATTCAGACGCCAGCAGTGGCACAAGCACCCTCACAGAGTCCAGCATGATCAATACCAGCCTTACAATCAATGCCCAGAAAGAGCCTGAGCACTCCAATGGAAGTCACAAAGACGATACAAACACCAACAGATCAGATGAAACAGATTCTGGACCTGCCGATCATACCAATCCAGAGACTAGCTGTGAAGATAATGCAAACCACAGTAATGGAAGCACACTGAAGGAGGGCTTGACTTTTGTAATTTGA